One Miscanthus floridulus cultivar M001 chromosome 11, ASM1932011v1, whole genome shotgun sequence DNA window includes the following coding sequences:
- the LOC136491677 gene encoding uncharacterized protein, which produces MVPRRASRPLGEITLPVQFGTATNYRVEHINFYIIDFDNAYHAILGRPALAKFMAVPHYAYLVLKMPSPAGVLSLRANLSVAYTYEIESLALAEATDLSIQMASVVAEAKMASADDMEIPEPPRASAKSKEV; this is translated from the coding sequence atggtacctagaagggcatccagaccacttggggagattaccctaccagtacagtttggcacggcaaccaactaccgagtggagcatatcaacttctacatcatAGACTTCGACAACGCCTATCATGCCATACTAGGGCGaccggctctggccaagttcatggccgttccgcactacgcgtatttggtgttaaagatgccttcgcctgcaggagtcctatctctacgggccaacctctccgtcgcctacacCTACGAGAtagaaagtctcgccctcgccgaagccaccgacctctccatccagatggccagcgtggtcgctGAAGCCAAGATGGCATCtgctgacgacatggagatcccagagcctccccgtgcctccgccaagtccaaggaagtctag